Genomic window (Nicotiana sylvestris chromosome 7, ASM39365v2, whole genome shotgun sequence):
AAGTTGGGGGACTATTTGTTTtggtaaaaaaaaatagatttggCACGACGATAATATAAGTGGCAATGCATGGCAAACAATGCCCAATCAGCCTTGAGATAGATAATAAGCAGTTAACCAAATGCTCACTTATAGAATATATGTGAGATCATTTTAATGTtctatacttcaataccacacaagatgGGGGTAATTTGTGTGGTGCCCAATTTTTCGtttaacttgattatagaaggacctggttcttctatgtgttccaactactaatgttgcggaataataaatatagaaattaaagaacacagagattttatgtggaaaatacctagctcaaaaggtgaaaaacccATGACCTACCTTCTAGtatgattttcccaaactctccactaaaatcactgaacCAAAaattgcatttacaaaaactcttttctaaacctaggattaactctaatcccgttgtagcacacaatctcaactgttgcgacaacttcaagttaattctaacttgaaaactctaagtacctaatacaagtGTTTCTAGATAAAGCGGAAAGGTACAATATTAAAATATATaatacaattgaactagaataaaaagaCAGACgcttggaactggttcttttatctggttcaagtagcttcaggattgcacgcttgaatcacacataaattgcttgaaAAATTGCCTTGTTATTtttctctcaattcacgtttaattTTTGCTTATGTGctttacctgtaaaagagaacaacaatgatatttatggagttagtaaaaagagattgactagaatatagatgctactcttccttggtggaagcgTTCTAGTTGGTCTCATCCTCTAACTCTATCCATTTCTTAAGCCGTGTTTttctttgtgtaaggagtctttctccttatgaaaccttttcgatcaggatcaAGAGATATCATTTCTGGTAAGTTACGTTAATcttcttcacgtgcatctcacatgtttgagtTGATCACAACTGTGCTTAACAAGATTGACATGGTCTATGTATGAGTTCAtatgtcaatcttcaaaacttcacctttacttgggccaacaaattcccccttttgatgatgacaaactctgtgtttTTCACTCACTTAGGCTCTATCAGAACTTAGCTTATTCATCAATACAAAGTTAGAAAAatttacttatcatcaaggactaggttcattaggttataaatatcacttattcagaatataTAAAGCACAATACCTCTTACCTCTTTttgcatcatcgaaaagttgcataaacaaagtgtgattCCCAGAATATTAACatttactcatggccactggggcaactgcaagtgcaatcatggattaatcatcagtaatcaaggaAACACAttcaaactatcaaggaaatattaACAATCAACAAGATCAAAAACAGTAGATTtcattgatatgagatatgttgctaccacaatccacaaaaagaaagaaaaaaatattcaaaacatgagcaaaagaaagagaaatccctaatctgggtcactggtgGTACTAGACAGGTTCAAGAGATGAAGGCTAGAAGTCCTAAGGCTTGGGAGAGCTAGAGGGTTAGTTTTGGGCTTGAAGAAGGTTCAACATATTTTGAAGAATGCCATCTAATTTTCCTTGgtgagctcagttctgagagcatccctctcagattcaACCTCTGCTAAGCGAGCCTTCAGCCTAGCTATATCAGCATCCTTGGCCCCACTCTCCTGCACTAGAGCTGTGACTTTGCTATTTATAggtgtcttcttggatgaaccaggttcattaggAATGGCAGTGACCTCATAGTCACAAGCAATCAAAGTGTTGATTCCAACGTGATCATTGCTTGTAGCCATTTCCCACTTATTCAGAGGAACCTTACATTGATCAAGCACAGTAGTCAGAATAAACCCATAAGGAGTAGCATGGGCTttggagccattgataaccctgCACAGTAGCTTGATAATAAATGCAGGCCAGTTGATCGGCCTTCCCCTTTCAAGACACTCCATCAATACCAAGTCCATATAGTTAGCAATGTGCCTTCTTTCCTGCCTAGGCAGCAAGTagttgttgacaaattcaaacagaACTTTGTGTTGTAGCTTAATTTCACTCTTATGAACAACGttggcctcattcacttctgagACATCATAGAATCTCCTGGTGATTGCAAGGGTAGTAGGAAGGGAGTACAAACTTGGCCATCTTTGCCTTGTGTAGTTATCATATCCCTCAGTAGGGATGTCAAGAATCTCACCCAGCTTCTCTGCATCGAAGGTCACTTGAACCCCTTTCACTTGGCTGGTAACTCTGTCATCCTTGACCTCTGCATTGGATATGAATTCAATGATCTTATTGCTGGCCAACCTATCATCcaactgaaggaccatgtccttccagcccTGAGCAGCTAAAACATCAACCAATCAAACCATCCCTGGTTTCACCAAATCCTTCAGAAGTCTACCCTTCAAGATTTTTCTCTTGCCAAACTTGGCCAGCTTGTCTTGTTCATCATCAGATTCACTctcttcttcaccactccattGCTCCTCCTCAATAATTCtaacttgtttgtttttcactgcataccttgtcctcttggccaaTGAAGGTTTAGCAGTCTCAGACACagatgaagacttcttggaagaagtcttggtctttttgggcttgggggtctgaacctccacaGTTGTATGTTCCTCctgatggacctgttccatctcctAAACATCAATAGCCTCATAGGACTCTGCAACCTTAGCTTTTCCTTTATCCATCCTCTTATTCTTGCTTTCAGCCAAAACTTTTTGTAATTCACTCTCACTCTGTTTCACCATACTTCTTGTGGCTCTCCCCTTTGGCAAGGGAATTTCAGTAGTTGTTGGGGAATTAGCCTTTCTTTTCTAGGTATTCTTTGTAGTGCTGGGAACCTTAGGTATTAGTGTTCTCCTTTTCTTGGGATTATAACTAGCACCTACTTTCTTCAGAAGGTCTGCTAGGGTTTCTTCAATAGATGAACCGGGTTTATCCACATGAAAACTTAAATTTACCAAACCCTCAGTAGTCTCCCCTGATCCACTTCCCCCTGTTTTCTTGTCACTTTCTCCTATAATTTCATCCTCAAGCCCACAAATTGCTGGTCTAACCATCTTAGAGGTGGGTGACGAATCAATCACTTCTATCCATGTTCCCCTTACATCATAGTTTGCACCCTCACTCTCTTTatcttttacatttttatttttacctcCTCTTCTTCTCAACTCAAGCATTTCATATTGCTAACAGTCCCAACAAGAAGAAAACTATTTTCTACACTTTCAACCAAAACGGAACGTACCTCAGAAAGGGAACTCTGAATCTTCTCAGAATTAGAAGATCGTTGCTTCCCCCTTACTTGCAGAATTGAAGGAATCGTCTAAGTGTTCAGATTCTTGGGCTTGGCTATCCTTCAATTGTATGTTCAATCTTTTTGATAGTGCACTTGTAGCCACAGTTTTACGAGCGAGCATCTTAACATGTCTCCTCCTAGGATATAGGCTGGGGGGTTGTACTAGGTTGAAGAGGTGTGGAGGAATCAGAAGAGGTAGGTTGTGGAGGAGTGCCTGGGTTATCTTGAGGGTTCGACATTGTGACTGATTCTTTGGCTTTTGGAAGATAGCACAGTTGAGATTGAAAGAAATTTTAACAGTTTTGGAATAATGAGGGTGGCAGAAGGTGATGATGGGTTTTTAAAGAGAGAAACTTAAGAAAATGACTAGCAATAGCTTTTTGCAGTCAACTAGAAGTCCAATCAACGTGAAATTTCAGGTTGAATGAGCGGTtaagcttccctagattttaggcaatttaTGTGGTGAGAATTCTAGTAGAGACACAACTGGTTCAAAAAATAAATGGATAGGATTTTCTGATGTTTTTGGACATAAGTAGGACTTAGCTcgttatttaaatatttatatttctaattgtgtagagtatagaaaacatacctcgttattcagatgaaccaatactgattaaccaggttcttcatttagaatctTCTTGATCATGCCTCTATTTTCCAAAGAAGAGAAATTTgttagagatcagtgagtcatatcaacacatgtcacaggagtatactatttacagtatgaaactgagtaaaaattaatctagatatttacacaagttccagatttcctagcaatttttttttctcattgtgCATTCTTAGCTGAtcccattaggtgatcttaatcatccctaatctAACATGTTCCTTTAAAAGCTTTcactactcagtgctttagtaaaAATGTCAGCAATCTacttatcagtagcacaaaattctatagtaatcaatcatttctcatagttgtcccttaaGAAGTGATGCCTAAcgtctatgtgcttagtcctcttatcaACTGGGTTCttagtcatactaatagcactagtgttatcacaaaaaatagggatgcaaccaacttcaatgccaaaatctatcagctgctgtttgatccacaacagttgagcacaacaagaggtaGCAGCAACATACtcagcctcagcagtggataaggccactgaattctaCTTTTTAGTGGCCCGTGATACCAGACATGAAGAAAGAAAATGAGTCATACCTaaggtgcttttcctatccataaggaaacctgcatagtcagcatcacCATATCCTACTACATTAAAGTTACTACTTTTAGGGTACCAAAGGCAAAGGTCAGTAGTGCccttcaaatatctcagtatcctcttgacaacagtcaagtaggattccttaggattttcttaaaaacgagcacaaagccctacactgaagacaatatcaggtctgctagtagtaagatacaaaagtgaaccaatcatacccctatacaacttctgatcaacagatgaaccaggttcatctatgtctaatttagtagctactgcaatgggtgtgtctatttactttgattcatccattttaaacttcttaatcaactcttttgcatatttttgcTAATGGATtatggttccatttgggtttgtttgatctgtaagcctaagaagaagttaagttcacccatcatactcatttcaaattcactccccattaatttagCAAGTTCCTTACTAAGTTTTTCAatggttgccccaaaaattatgtcatcaacatatatttgtactactagtagatccttacctttttccctcaagaatagagtgATGTCAATCTTACCtcttttgtatccatgttcaagcaggaatttggataggcgttcataccatgctctaggagcctggtTGAGTCCATATAGGGCCTTGTCCAGTTTGTATACATGATCTGGACACTCATTgctttcaaaccctggaggttgtttgacaaaGACTTCTTCCTTTAAGTAAACATTTAGGAAGACActcttcacatccatttggtgaagggtaaattccatgtgtgttgcaaaggctatgaggagtcttattgcctctagtcttgcaactggagcaaaggtatcatcatagtctatgccctcctcttggctataaccttggaccaccaaccttgccttgttccttgtaaccgTGGACTACAaaccttgccttgttccttgCCTTGTTCCTTATGCATCAAGTTTGTTTATGAAGACTCATCTAGTGCCAATTACTGATATGTCCTTGGGTCTTGTGACTAGATGCCAGACTTGACTTttttcaaactgattgagttcatcttgcattgcattcacccagtctacatcctgcaaagcctcagcaacatttttaggttcaataagagataagaatgAATCAAAATCACACATATTCTTTAATTGAgatctagttttaactccagAAGTTGGGTCAGTAAggatgttctcaataggatgagaactttgatacttgtaaggtttcacaaccaactgatttctgtTTGGAgcttctcccatgttctgtttcTGCGGAACAGGCTTATGGACAGGTTCCATTTGGGAATTAGATTcactttttctttgtttagttccccctatcaggttgccctggatggaagaacttGTTCCATCACTTATTCCTTATTTTGGTGCAGCTTCAGCTTGAGCTGTGACTTCACTCAattcttttaccagcccaatagcttcatcttcatgctcttgtctctttgaaagaatgttagtttcatcaaaaaccatatgtacactttcttctccacacaaagttcttttgttgtacaTTTTATAAGCTtttctatgtgaagaatatcccaagaatactccttcatcacttctgggatcaaacttacctagggagtcatttccattattgtgcacaaagcacttgcttccaaatgccctaagatgtgATATATTtgattttctccctttaagtaactcataaaGAGTCTTTTCTACatgaggtctagtcatgcacctattaatgatgtaacatgcagtatttacagcctCTACCCAGAAGCTAtgaggcagtttactagaaagaagcatagtcctagacatatcttcaagagtcctattctttctttcaactactccattttgttgtggagtcccAGGGGTAGAAAATTATGAtatataccatgctcatcacagaattcagcaaacttagcattttcaaattcagttccatgatcagacctaattgatgcaagctgattacctagttgtttatgagtttttctaacaaaggcagtaaacatgacaaatgcttcatccttagatgttaaaaacaatgtccaagtaaacctagagtaattaTCAATaagcaccatcacatatttcttaccacttctacttaatgttctcattggaccacagagatccatatgaaccagtttcATCGACCTGGTCCTGCTTACCgctttcttgcttttaaaagagaatcttacctgcttcccccttgcacaagactcacaaactttgtcttccttaaacttgatgttaggtaaccctatcaccaggtccttggagagtaatttgttgagttgacttagacttgcatgaccaagtcttttgtacCATAGGAGgagatcattgtccaacacacttaagcaagtgaattcattttctgaaagagttgACAAATCtataatgtaaatattgttaacttttTTTCCTTgtaaaacaatcttgtcagtggcaAGATTTATCACAAAATATTTGGTAGAAGTGAATGCTACCAatttacctctgtcacacagttgtgatacactgattaggctatatttcaagtcatctatcaagtagacattctaaGTGGAATGCGAGTCTGTCTTTCCtatctttccaaccccaatgatctcacttttcttaccatttccaaaggagacattacctcctttttggttctcaagtgaaaggaactggttcttacttccagtcatatgctttgagcagccactatccatgtaccatatttggctacttcttttcacttggacctgcaaaatgAAATCAGGATTaatcttaggaacccaaactagtttggatccctttctataggcaaaggggtGAATTATATTCTTTTTAGCCCATCCAAGCAAGAGTCTCCTAGGATTTTGCAAGGGAAAGGTAGCCAACCTGGGATACGTTGCGGCAAGGAATAGGAAAGTGCCTCTAGCAGATTGCCCTTTCATTTGCTTTCTTGGGCTAGGTAACCGTTAGTGGAATATCTGAGGCAATAATTTTCTGCTTTGTGGAGTCAACTCGTCTTCCCCGAAGCGCAGCCCACATATAAATTAGTGTATACATATTTTTCCCTTCAACATagattttgttcttttgactggccttttcttttgcattacactcacttttgtaatgaccagtcttgccacagtgtgtgcataTTTTGTTCTCAAGAAgtgtgatgtacttgcttttgggatcccacttaggtgttggggtcccatagccaagtcctttCTTATTGCAACTGTGATGATCTTGTAGCCAGGATAGTGCATCAGAGGaattattccatttgcaagttctatctagttcatgCTTCACCTTGCCTAAATCttcttttaggactcttatctgctcatctctcTTGTAcagctcatccttcatttttcctagattttcttctaaggtgaggtgtgtgtgatcagctttctttttacctgttcctaatattagttttaaattttcagatctaagttctatgactgtggtgtcaagttcaagaacctggttcttcaactcagtatttttactatcactttcactagccctgaATTCCaaatttttgcacttagcttttaggatcacacattccctagacagctgttccttctcattgtttatgacttcagactcatcaatgaagtctagcagtAATTCAGATAGCTTTTCTTTAGAGAAAAATTTAATCttatctttgagatgaatcacacttacctcttgttcatcatctgattctccaatggccataaatGTTTGTTTATCTCCAGTtttatcttctgaatcctcatatgaactttctccccaagcagcaaccatagcctttattgatcctttgttcttcttgggttgaacctgttccttcttcctatttcttcgttcagccctttctttcttccattcaatttcccagtgcggacaattcttgatcatgtggtcAGTATTACCATATTTGTAGCAGCCCTCGTTGGTCTATTTTTCAGGAGCCCTGGGTTTATTGAAGGTTGCGCCTCTtaaagaaccctttcctctcattaggtacttcttgaaatctCTTGTGaacatagccatttcatcatcctctaagtctgtaccttcagctattctgagaaCTAGGCTTCTTTCTTTCTTGTGtgtatccatcttcatggtttgccttatCAGTTCATAGTAAGTGAGATTTTCAATCATCTCATCtaacttgagagtagcaatgttatttgattcctgaatagcagtgattttactttcccaagttactggcaagacccttgtcaagattttctcaaccttgtcttcttcaaggataattcttcccagagacttaagttcatttgttagtgttgtgaatcttgtgtacatctcttggatggtttctccttccttcatggtgaaattctcatattgccAACACATCAGTGTTCCCCTTGTCtttttacttgaggagttccttcatgggccacttgtAGAGTGTCCCAGATCTCCTTAGCagtagtacaactttgaattctactgtactcgtctggacctagtccacacacaagccatttcttggcgttggcattcttttcccacttcttcaaatcttcagtAGTACAGTCAGATCTAGTCTTTGGTACATCCACTACTTCAACATTCTTCTTTATAGTAGTCAGGGGACCATCAGTAACAATGTCCCAAAGTTCATaatcttctcctatgatgtggtcTCTCATCCTATTCTTCCACCAGGATTAGTACTGTCTATTAAAGAAtagaggcctagcagtggattatACTTCCCAGTTTCTAGGTGGTGTACTCATCTTGATATGTTCCTAAGGTATTAGCCTCtacaaggataacctgctctaataccaattgatgttctatacttcaataccacacaagaggggggaggggtgatttgtgtggtgcccAATTTTTCGTTTAACCTGATTAAAGaaagacctggttcttctatgtgtttcaACTACTACTGTTAcggaataataaatataaaaattaaagaacacagagattttatatggaaaatacctggctcaaaaggtgaaaaaaccatgacATACcatccagtaggattttcccaaactctctactaaaatcactgagccaaaaatgTATTTaccaaaactcttttgtaaacctaggattaagtctaatcccgttgtagcacacaacctcaactgttgcgacaacttcaagttaactctaacttgaaaactttAAGTACCTAATagaattgcttctagataaagctgaaaggaaCAATATTAAAACAACTGCAAAAATCGAACAAGAATAAAAAGACAGAcgcttggaactggttcttctatcttatTCAAGTAGCTTCAAaattgcacacttgaatcacacataaattgcttgcaaaattgccttgctattttgctctcaattcatgtttaacttctgcttatgtgcattacctgtaaaagagaacaacactgatatttatggagttagtaaaaagagattgactagaatacaaatgctactcttccttggtggaagagttctagttggttTCGTCCTCTAACTCTATCCATTTCTTACACCGTGtttctctttgtgtaaggagtctttctccttatccaatatgcaaccttttcgattaggatcaggagatatcatttcaggtaagttaggtttatctccttcacgtgcatctcacatattTGAGTTGATCACAACCGTGCTTCACAATATGGACTTGGTCCATGTATTAGTTcatttgtcagtcttcaaaacttttcctttacttgggccaacacatTTGTATCGATGTCATTGGAAAAACATTCAAAGGTACCGAGATCACAAAGTGTCATCATGGGTTGATTTTTGGGCCTTTCTTCTTAGGAGTAAATATTTATGGCTTGATGCAGATGGTGGGGAATGATACAGTGTATATATATAGGAATCATATCATAGAGGGAGTTACAGATGTTGGGATTTGGTTCTAAGGATTGTAAGCTAAGGTTGAAGAAAGATTATTGTTCTAAGGATTGTAAGCTAAGGTTGAAGAAAGATTATTTGGTCAGGAATGTGTTAATGGGCTTGTATGGATTAATGTGACATGATACCACCAATGGGTGTGTGTACGATAAGCTTATATAGTGGTTTGATGGCTGTAGAGCGACTCCTGGTATGTTCAAAGACAAATATTAAGTGAGAGAGAATGTAAGGACTCAATCAGTCATTTTTAGTTCTAGTAATCATTGTCTCTCACTATTATTATAAAAAAACCATCGACTAAGTTAGCATTGAGCAATTCAAGATCTACAATAAACTTATCAATAAGAATGTCTTTTCCCTTTCGTTATAGGCAATTGATTTCTTTATTCGATCTTACTATTATCACTATCCTTTAATCACAAAATTGAATTAAATCAAGTGCTTGTTGCCTTACTTTATAAATTCAACTGATTTAGTTTATTAAGTGAAATTTAGGCTAAGCAGCTTCTGATAGTAACTTAATCAGAAAAGAGTACTTTTGAAAGAATCGCATGATTTAATATAATATGTACCAATATTTATTATATCAAACttgatatttaaaaaaaaaattctgcatGTATCTGCTTATAGTGTCCCAATATTTTATAATCATATCAATCAGTATCAATGTTTGCATCTCTAAGGTGTATGCTTATGCTCAATAAATAACCAATAAGATTCACAAGGACATAACAAATAAAGACGCGGATGTATGCTCATATAATATAATGTATTACTACGACTAAATCAAGCATATCAACAATCACAAAAATATCCCATCATACCTAAATTAGATGTCATAAGCCTAAACATAATTTCTAACTTGTATAAATAGGCAGAAGTACTCATATACTGAAATAAAGCATAAATCGAGAAGGACAAATGATCaaacaaggcataaagaagcctaaaactactccaaacATGGTATAGCCTTAGTGTACGTATATactctcgtcacctcacatatatgttatcccaaatcacataacatGTAATACATAAGTCCAATTTGAAGAAACTTTACTCTAAACAAGGTTAGGCACGAGACTAATTACCTTCTCCCGGGACAATGTCAACCCTTAAATGTTTCTTTTCCTTTAAAATTCTCCTCCAAACGTCCCCAATTATATCCAAACAATACTTAACATGGTCAAATAAAGTCatagaaatcaattccaagttataaagcttcaatctttaatCAAATCTCAAAAGTTGATAAAAGATCAACCCTATCCTGCATGGTCAAAACCTAAGTCTAAGGTTAGATTCCATTGACCCATAATACCACGAGACCAATTATATGATTAGTTCACAAATCCGAGtccaaatcggtgttcaaaatCTCAAAATACACTCTCCTAAGTTTTAGATAAAAATCTCAAATTTTACTCTTTGATTTCATGTTATAGGTGTAGACATCCATGTGGTATCAAGATATATGatcaaatcaaaataaaaattacataacCTCAAGGTTGgagtgaaatccctcttcaaaatctcctccTCTCGTTCTCCAAAActaaaaaaatagtgaaaatagcTAAATCCTGAAATCTGGATAAAATATACCCCTAGATCCAATTCCTTAATTGTGACTGAGCCCACACGATCACGAAGGCCAACTGGCCTGGCTCCTATGCGATCATGACCTTTTCTCATGCAAACACAATGCACACTCAGAAGACCCTATAGGATTGAGAACATTTTCTACGTGATCGCAAAGCATAAATCACCCTGGCTAAGTTTCTTCTACGCGATCACAAGACTCAGCTCCACGATCGCAATGCACTACTCTGCACTAGTAAACTAGTGATTCAAAGTCAATCTGAAATACACTGAAACCACTATAAAACTTACTCGAGCACTGTTGACACCGTCCAATTATCCTAACAAGTATGTATACCCTATACCAACTTATTCAAATGCTCAAAACactaaaaacaacaacaaaaccaaaaatcaagcaTCAAACCAAAATCTCAAATTCTCTTTAGTTcaaaattttagctttcaacttGAAGTGCCGAATCAGCTCCAGGACACCGAAGACATGAACCAAACATATGTACAAGtacaaaattaccatacgaacctattgaaacCTTCAAATCACCAATCTGGTGTTATTTACTTATAGTGTTGATTTTGGTCCACTCTTCTAACCTTGAGCATCTAGTTAGGAACTAAGCATCACAAAACACCTCTAAATTTCTCGGAACCTGAATCTCCCTTCCCTACATTTCAAAAACCATCAACTACGAGGAGTCTCAAATAGATGAATGAGGGTTCTAAAACATAAAATGATTGATAGGGTCTTTACATGATCTTCCTATTTGGATTTAAACTTATATACATTCCATTGATATAGGTCTTTGGCCAAGGAGGACTCAACCCAAGGCTTTGATTGAAAACCTGACGTTAGTGAATTCCAAGATTGGAGTGTAAAATTGTCCTCTTtgaagttataaaataaaaaatgttcAAGTTTTGCAACAGAGGGTGATCTTGCCAGCcctttaaaaaagaagaaaaaatatagcAGGAAAAAGTCTAAGAGATCTAGGGTAATCGGAGACCTTCAAGATACACAATTCCTGATATGGAGGATGATGAAGAGGCAATTCTAGATGTACATACTGATGATGTAGTTCCTACTCCAATTCCAAAATCAGTTGATGTTTTTTTTTCTATTGGTATTGATGGTCCTATAGATGAGGGCCATCTGATATTCTTCCAAAAGTATGTGCATTTGTATGCGCGTCCGCCTCGCATTTACTTTAATCTCGTGTAATTTCATGTGGGTTGTGATTAGTTGAGCTTACTTTTGGTGTTCACATGTGTAAGAATTGATCAAGAGTTAAACAGAATGAATCTGCACAAGCTGaaccaaaaaatgaaga
Coding sequences:
- the LOC138873620 gene encoding uncharacterized protein, whose product is MVAAWGESSYEDSEDKTGDKQTFMAIGESDDEQEVSVIHLKDKIKFFSKEKLSELLLDFIDESEVINNEKEQLSRECVILKAKCKNLEFRASESDRTGKKKADHTHLTLEENLGKMKDELYKRDEQIRVLKEDLGKVKHELDRTCKWNNSSDALSWLQDHHSCNKKGLGYGTPTPKWDPKSKYITLLENKICTHCGKTGHYKSECNAKEKASQKNKIYVEGKNMYTLIYMWAALRGRRVDSTKQKIIASDIPLTVQVKRSSQIWCMTRPHVEKTLYELLKGRKSNISHLRAFGSKCFVHNNGNDSLGKFDPRSDEGVFLGYSSHRKAYKMYNKRTLCGEESVHMVFDETNILSKRQEHEDEAIGLGNLIGGTKQRKSESNSQMEPVHKPVPQKQNMGEAPNRNQLVVKPYKYQSSHPIENILTDPTSGVKTRSQLKNMCDFDSFLSLIEPKNVAEALQDVDWVNAMQDELNQFEKSQVWHLVTRPKDISVIGTR